From Oryctolagus cuniculus chromosome 17, mOryCun1.1, whole genome shotgun sequence, a single genomic window includes:
- the COL1A1 gene encoding collagen alpha-1(I) chain, with the protein MFSFVDLRLLLLLAATALLTHGQEEGQVEGQSEDIPPVTCVQNGVRYSEGEIWKPQTCQICVCHKGDVLCDDVICEDTKDCPGAKVLPGECCPVCPEDAGAPTDQETTGVEGPKGDTGPRGPRGPAGPPGRDGIPGQPGLPGPPGPPGPPGPPGLGGNFAPQMSYGYDEKSAGVSVPGPMGPSGPRGLPGPPGSPGPQGFQGPPGEPGEPGASGPMGPRGPPGAPGKNGDDGEAGKPGRPGERGPPGPQGARGLPGTAGLPGMKGHRGFSGLDGAKGDAGPAGPKGEPGSPGENGAPGQMGPRGLPGERGRPGAPGPAGARGNDGATGAAGPPGPTGPAGPPGFPGAVGAKGEAGPQGARGSEGPQGVRGEPGPPGPAGAAGPAGNPGADGQPGAKGANGAPGIAGAPGFPGARGPSGPQGPSGPPGPKGNSGEPGAPGNKGDTGAKGEPGPTGVQGPPGPAGEEGKRGARGEPGPTGLPGPPGERGGPGSRGFPGADGVAGPKGPAGERGAPGPAGPKGSPGEAGRPGEAGLPGAKGLTGSPGSPGPDGKTGPPGPAGQDGRPGPPGPPGARGQAGVMGFPGPKGAAGEPGKAGERGVPGPPGAVGPAGKDGEAGAQGPPGPAGPAGERGEQGPAGSPGFQGLPGPAGPPGEAGKPGEQGVPGDLGAPGPSGARGERGFPGERGVQGPPGPAGPRGSNGAPGNDGAKGDAGAPGAPGSQGAPGLQGMPGERGAAGLPGPKGDRGDAGPKGADGSPGKDGVRGLTGPIGPPGPAGAPGDKGETGPSGPAGPTGARGAPGDRGEPGPPGPAGFAGPPGADGQPGAKGEPGDAGAKGDAGPAGPAGPAGPPGPIGNVGAPGPKGARGSPGPPGATGFPGAAGRVGPPGPSGNAGPPGPPGPVGKEGGKGPRGETGPAGRPGEVGPPGPPGPAGEKGSPGADGPAGAPGTPGPQGIAGQRGVVGLPGQRGERGFPGLPGPSGEPGKQGPSGASGERGPPGPMGPPGLAGPPGESGREGSPGAEGSPGRDGAPGPKGDRGETGPAGPPGAPGAPGAPGPVGPAGKSGDRGETGPAGPAGPIGPAGARGPAGPQGPRGDKGETGEQGDRGIKGHRGFSGLQGPPGPPGSPGEQGPSGASGPAGPRGPPGSAGAPGKDGLNGLPGPIGPPGPRGRTGDAGPVGPPGPPGPPGPPGPPSGGFDFIMPQPPQEKAGDGGRYYRADDANVVRDRDLEVDTTLKSLSQQIENIKSPEGSRKNPARTCRDLKMCHSDWKSGEYWIDPNQGCNLDAIKVFCDMDTGATCVYPTQPSIAQKNWYISKNPKEKKHVWFGESMTDGFQFEYGSEGSDPADVAIQLTFLRLMSTEASQNITYHCKNSVAYMDQQTGNLKKSLLLQGSNEIELRGEGNSRFTYTVLHDGCTSHTGTWGKTVIEYKTTKTSRLPIIDVAPLDIGAPDQEFGFDVGLACFL; encoded by the exons tCCCGCCAGTCACATGCGTGCAGAACGGCGTCCGGTACAGTGAAGGCGAAATATGGAAACCGCAGACCTGCCAGATCTGCGTGTGCCACAAGGGCGACGTCTTGTGCGATGACGTGATCTGTGAAGACACCAAGGACTGTCCCGGCGCGAAAGTGCTCCCCGGCGAGTGCTGCCCTGTCTGCCCCGAAGACGCGG GAGCACCCACGGACCAGGAAACCACAGGAGTCGAG GGACCCAAGGGAGACACTGGCCCCCGAGGCCCACGG GGACCCGCAGGCCCCCCTGGCCGCGATGGCATCCCTGGACAGCCCGGACTTCCCGGCCCCCCCGGCCCCCCTGGACCTCCCGGACCCCCCGGCCTCGGAGGA AACTTTGCTCCCCAGATGTCTTACGGCTATGATGAGAAATCCGCTGGAGTCTCGGTGCCTGGCCCCATG GGTCCCTCTGGTCCTCGAGGACTTCCTGGCCCACCTGGCTCACCT ggTCCCCAAGGTTTCCAAGGCCCCCCTGGCGAGCCTGGCGAGCCTGGAGCTTCT GGTCCCATGGGTCCCCGCGGTCCCCCTGGCGCCCCTGGCAAGAACGGAGATGAC gGAGAAGCTGGAAAGCCCGGTCGTCCTGGCGAGCGTGGGCCTCCTGGGCCTCAG GGTGCTCGGGGCTTGCCCGGAACAGCTGGCCTCCCTGGAATGAAAGGACACAGA GGTTTCAGTGGTTTGGATGGTGCCAAGGGAGATGCTGGCCCTGCTGGTCCCAAG GGTGAGCCTGGTAGCCCTGGTGAAAACGGAGCTCCTGGTCAGATG GGCCCCCGTGGTCTGCCTGGCGAGAGAGGCCGCCCTGGAGCCCCTGGCCCTGCT GGTGCTCGTGGAAACGATGGTGCTACTGGTGCTGCCGGCCCCCCT GGTCCCACTGGTCCCGCTGGTCCCCCTGGCTTCCCTGGAGCTGTCGGTGCTAAG GGTGAAGCTGGTCCCCAAGGAGCCCGAGGCTCTGAAGGTCCCCAGGGTGTGCGTGGTGAGCCCGGCCCCCCTGgccctgctggtgctgctggccctgct GGAAACCCTGGTGCTGATGGACAACCTGGTGCTAAAGGTGCCAAT GGCGCTCCTGGTATTGCtggtgctcctggcttccctggtGCCCGAGGCCCCTCTGGACCCCAGGGCCCCAGCGGCCCCCCTGGTCCCAAGGGTAACAGT GGTGAACCTGGTGCCCCCGGCAACAAAGGAGACACTGGTGCCAAGGGAGAGCCC GGCCCCACTGGTGTTCAAGGACCCCCTGGCCCTGCTGGCGAGGAAGGAAAGCGAGGAGCCCGAGGTGAACCCGGACCTACTGGCCTGCCCGGACCCCCTGGCGAGCGT GGTGGACCTGGCAGCCgtggcttcccaggtgcagatGGCGTGGCTGGCCCCAAG GGTCCCGCTGGTGAACGTGGTgctcctggccctgctggccccaaAGGCTCTCCTGGTGAAGCTGGTCGCCCCGGTGAAGCCGGCCTGCCTGGTGCCAAG GGTCTCACTGGAAGCCCTGGCAGCCCTGGTCCTGATGGCAAAACTGGCCCCCCT GGTCCCGCTGGTCAAGACGGTCGCCCCGGACCCCCAGGCCCCCCTGGTGCCCGTGGTCAGGCTGGTGTGATGGGATTCCCTGGACCCAAAGGTGCCGCT GGAGAGCCCGGCAAAGCTGGAGAGAGAGGCGTTCCTGGACCCCCTGGCGCTGTG GGTCCTGCTGGCAAAGACGGAGAAGCTGGAGCTCAGGGACCCCCTGGACCTGCT GGCCCCGCTGGAGAGAGAGGTGAACAAGGCCCTGCTGGCTCCCCTGGATTCCAG GGTCTCCCTGGCCCCGCTGGTCCTCCTGGGGAAGCAGGCAAACCTGGCGAACAG GGTGTTCCTGGAGACCTTGGTGCCCCCGGCCCCTCTGGAGCACGA GGCGAGAGAGGCTTCCCTGGTGAGCGTGGCGTGCAAGGTCCTCCTGGTCCCGCTGGCCCCCGCGGATCCAACGGTGCTCCTGGCAACGATGGTGCTAAG GGTGATGCTGGTGCCCCTGGAGCTCCCGGTAGCCAAGGCGCCCCTGGCCTTCAGGGAATGCCCGGTGAACGTGGTGCAGCTGGTCTTCCAGGCCCCAAGGGTGACAGA gGCGATGCTGGTCCCAAAGGTGCTGATGGCTCTCCTGGCAAAGATGGCGTTCGCGGCCTGACTGGCCCCATTGGTCCTCCTGGCCCTGCTGGTGCCCCTGGTGACAAG GGTGAAACTGGTCCCAGCGGCCCTGCTGGTCCCACTGGAGCTCGTGGTGCCCCT GGAGACCGTGGTGAGCCTGGTCCCCCCGGCCCTGCTGGCTTCGCCGGCCCCCCT GGTGCTGATGGCCAACCTGGTGCTAAAGGCGAGCCCGGTGACGCCGGTGCTAAAGGCGATGCTGGTCCCGCTGGCCCTGCTGGTCCCGCCGGTCCTCCCGGTCCCATT GGTAACGTTGGTGCTCCTGGACCCAAAGGTGCTCGTGGCAGTCCTGGTCCCCCT GGTGCTACTGGTTTCCCTGGTGCTGCTGGCCGAGTCGGCCCCCCTGGCCCCTCC GGAAATGCTGGACCCCCCGGCCCTCCTGGTCCCGTTGGCAAAGAGGGCGGCAAAGGCCCCCGTGGTGAGACCGGCCCCGCTGGACGTCCCGGTGAAGTTGGCCCCCCTGGTCCCCCTGGCCCTGCTGGCGAGAAAGGATCCCCTGGTGCTGACGGACCTGCT GGTGCTCCTGGCACTCCCGGACCTCAGGGTATCGCTGGACAGCGTGGTGTGGTCGGCCTGCCtgggcagagaggagaaagaggcttCCCTGGTCTTCCCGGCCCCTCT GGTGAACCTGGCAAACAAGGTCCCTCTGGAGCCAGTGGTGAACGTGGCCCCCCTGGTCCCATGGGTCCCCCTGGACTGGCTGGACCTCCTGGTGAATCTGGACGTGAG GGCTCTCCTGGCGCTGAAGGCTCCCCTGGCCGAGATGGCGCTCCTGGCCCCAAG ggtgacCGTGGTGAGACTGGCCCCGCTGGACCTCCTGGTGCTCCCGGTGCTCCTGGTGCCCCCGGCCCCGTGGGCCCTGCTGGCAAGAGCGGCGATCGTGGTGAGACT GGTCCTGCTGGTCCTGCTGGTCCCATCGGCCCTGCTGGTGCCCGTGGCCCTGCT ggacCTCAAGGCCCCCGTGGTGACAAGGGTGAGACAGGCGAACAGGGCGACAGAGGCATAAAGGGTCACCGTGGCTTCTCCGGTCTCCAGGGTCCCCCTGGCCCCCCT GGCTCTCCTGGTGAACAAGGCCCCTCCGGAGCATCTGGCCCTGCTGGTCCCCGT ggACCCCCTGGCTCTGCTGGAGCTCCTGGCAAAGATGGACTCAACGGCCTCCCAGGCCCCATTGGCCCCCCTGGTCCCCGTGGTCGCACTGGTGACGCTGGCCCTGTT GGTCCCCCCGGCCCTCCTGGACCTCCCGGTCCTCCTGGTCCCCCCAGCGGCGGTTTCGACTTCATCATGCCCCAGCCACCTCAAGAGAAGGCTGGGGATGGCGGCCGCTACTACCGGGCAGATGACGCCAACGTGGTCCGTGACCGTGACCTCGAGGTGGACACCACCCTCAAGAGCCTGAGCCAGCAGATTGAGAACATCAAGAGCCCCGAGGGCAGCCGCAAGAACCCCGCCCGCACCTGCCGGGACCTCAAGATGTGCCACTCTGACTGGAAGAGCG GAGAGTACTGGATTGACCCCAACCAAGGCTGCAACCTGGATGCCATCAAGGTCTTCTGCGACATGGACACTGGGGCAACCTGCGTGTACCCCACACAGCCCAGCATTGCCCAGAAGAACTGGTACATCAGCAAGAACCCCAAGGAGAAGAAGCACGTGTGGTTCGGCGAGAGCATGACCGATGGCTTCCAG TTCGAGTACGGCAGCGAAGGCTCCGACCCCGCCGACGTGGCCATCCAGCTGACGTTCCTGCGCCTCATGTCCACCGAGGCCTCCCAGAACATCACCTACCACTGCAAGAACAGCGTAGCCTACATGGACCAACAGACCGGCAACCTCAAgaagtccctgctcctccagggcTCCAACGAGATCGAGCTGCGGGGCGAGGGCAACAGCCGCTTCACCTACACTGTCCTCCACGACGGCTGCACG AGTCACACCGGAACCTGGGGCAAGACCGTGATCGAGTACAAGACCACCAAGACCTCCCGCCTGCCCATCATCGATGTCGCCCCCTTGGACATTGGCGCCCCAGACCAGGAATTCGGCTTCGACGTTGGCCTTGCCTGCTTCCTGTAA